One segment of Pleomorphomonas sp. PLEO DNA contains the following:
- a CDS encoding OsmC family protein, with the protein MSQVRVRPMGANASLDRNGRGDVVARSGASLALAGSPSMEGFNPLELLDASLAGCLALSVRIAARNLGLNDRLGSVSVEVIGAKAAEPPSRIARQTCRFAIEGDFNDAERRSLIEEAHKVCTIGNSYHTAIDIIDGEPVV; encoded by the coding sequence ATGTCGCAGGTCAGAGTCCGCCCAATGGGTGCCAACGCAAGCCTCGATCGCAATGGCCGAGGTGACGTTGTCGCCCGCTCCGGCGCCAGCCTGGCGCTGGCCGGTTCGCCATCGATGGAAGGCTTCAATCCGCTCGAATTGCTGGATGCTTCGCTGGCCGGCTGTCTGGCGCTCAGTGTCCGTATTGCAGCCCGCAATCTCGGCCTTAACGATCGGCTCGGCTCGGTTTCAGTGGAGGTGATCGGCGCCAAGGCAGCGGAACCGCCGTCGCGCATCGCCCGCCAGACCTGCCGCTTCGCGATCGAAGGCGACTTCAACGACGCCGAACGGCGGTCGCTGATCGAGGAGGCGCACAAGGTTTGCACCATCGGCAACAGCTACCACACAGCGATCGACATCATCGACGGCGAGCCCGTCGTGTGA
- a CDS encoding SDR family oxidoreductase, translated as MAVSIEGQVAAITGGASGIGLACAKAMADAGARVAIVDRDEEGLAKACAEIGAKAFPVRIDLLNPKSVATMLPQILEKAGKLDILHANAGAYIGGDAATGDPDAWDRMLNLNINAAFRTVHAVLPYMIERKHGDILMTSSVAGVVPVMVEPIYTASKHAVQAFVHTVRRQVAKHDVRVGAVQPGPVITALLKDWVPERLAALKAAGGLIEPEEVAEAVLFMLTRPRNVIVRDLVILPAQFDI; from the coding sequence ATGGCTGTGAGTATTGAAGGTCAGGTTGCCGCCATCACTGGTGGTGCCTCCGGTATCGGCTTGGCGTGCGCCAAGGCCATGGCTGACGCCGGCGCCCGTGTCGCCATCGTCGATCGCGACGAAGAAGGTCTTGCCAAGGCCTGCGCCGAAATCGGCGCCAAGGCGTTCCCGGTTCGAATCGACCTCCTGAATCCCAAGAGCGTCGCGACCATGTTGCCGCAGATCCTGGAAAAGGCCGGCAAACTGGACATTCTGCATGCCAACGCTGGCGCTTATATTGGCGGTGACGCTGCCACGGGCGATCCCGACGCCTGGGACCGCATGCTGAACCTCAACATCAACGCGGCGTTCCGCACCGTGCATGCCGTTCTGCCCTATATGATCGAGCGCAAGCACGGCGACATCCTGATGACCAGCTCGGTGGCCGGCGTGGTGCCGGTGATGGTCGAGCCGATCTACACCGCGTCCAAGCATGCCGTGCAGGCCTTCGTGCACACCGTTCGCCGCCAGGTGGCCAAGCATGACGTGCGCGTCGGCGCGGTACAGCCGGGTCCGGTGATCACCGCCCTCCTCAAAGACTGGGTGCCGGAGCGGCTTGCCGCCCTGAAGGCAGCCGGCGGTCTCATCGAGCCCGAGGAAGTTGCCGAGGCGGTGCTGTTCATGCTGACGCGGCCACGCAACGTCATCGTCCGCGATCTGGTGATCCTGCCGGCTCAGTTTGATATCTGA
- a CDS encoding FGGY-family carbohydrate kinase → MTYFLGIDIGGTVIKSGLYDAEGHEKAVASEVDNGVAAHVGWSERDMNAMWRIVVGTIRRVVAEAGVSADDIAGISFSAHGKGLYALDADGEPVRNGIISSDNRSLSIVKDWKAKGLDAASYPYGYQQLWTGHPVSLLAWMKANEPDNYRRTRHVLMAHDFIRYKLTGVFAAEVTNISGSNLYNVEKGAYDPALFKMFGIDEMEGCLPPVVGSEECVAGLSSKAAEETGLKAATPVFGGFFDVVSAAVCAGLSDPSFVNVVMGTWTIVTWTTDRILKPEGDTWPYIWGRYCMPDRYFVHEGSPTSAGNLEWFVRTFLGGLPDCYRQADLMISSLPKAGTGIQFLPYLFASNLGDDLSAGLHGLANAHGLGQVLQAVYEGICFSQHVHLERIVKLSGRDKTLRLTGGPTRSKPWMQMVADISEMPVEVMHVEQSGCLGAAIAAAVGSGVHKGFKEAMAAMCPSGALIEPDAKSFPAYREKYAAFRRLAETLSTLPAGR, encoded by the coding sequence GTGACTTATTTTCTCGGAATCGACATCGGCGGAACCGTTATCAAGAGCGGTCTCTATGACGCCGAAGGGCACGAAAAGGCCGTGGCATCCGAGGTCGACAACGGCGTCGCCGCCCATGTCGGCTGGTCCGAGCGCGATATGAATGCCATGTGGCGGATCGTCGTTGGCACCATTCGCCGCGTCGTCGCCGAAGCGGGCGTTTCCGCCGATGACATCGCCGGTATCAGCTTCTCCGCCCACGGCAAGGGGCTCTACGCCCTCGACGCCGATGGCGAGCCGGTGCGCAACGGCATTATCTCCTCGGACAACCGCTCGCTGTCCATCGTCAAGGACTGGAAGGCCAAGGGGCTCGACGCGGCGAGCTATCCTTACGGCTACCAGCAACTGTGGACGGGCCATCCGGTATCGCTGCTCGCCTGGATGAAGGCCAACGAGCCGGACAATTACCGTCGGACGCGCCACGTGCTGATGGCCCACGACTTCATCCGCTATAAGCTGACCGGCGTTTTCGCCGCCGAGGTCACCAACATCTCCGGCAGCAACCTCTACAACGTCGAGAAGGGCGCCTACGACCCTGCGCTTTTCAAGATGTTCGGCATCGACGAGATGGAGGGCTGCCTGCCGCCGGTCGTCGGATCTGAGGAATGCGTGGCCGGCCTGAGCAGCAAGGCGGCAGAGGAAACCGGCCTCAAGGCGGCTACGCCGGTGTTCGGCGGCTTCTTCGACGTAGTGTCGGCGGCGGTCTGCGCCGGCCTCTCCGATCCCAGCTTCGTCAATGTGGTGATGGGCACCTGGACCATCGTTACCTGGACCACCGACCGCATCCTGAAACCGGAAGGCGACACGTGGCCCTACATCTGGGGCCGCTACTGCATGCCCGATCGCTACTTCGTCCACGAGGGCAGCCCGACGTCGGCCGGCAATCTCGAGTGGTTCGTCCGCACGTTCCTCGGCGGCTTGCCCGACTGTTATCGCCAGGCCGACCTGATGATTTCGTCGTTGCCGAAGGCTGGAACCGGCATTCAATTCCTGCCCTATCTGTTCGCCTCCAACCTCGGCGACGACCTCTCGGCCGGCTTGCACGGCCTCGCCAATGCCCATGGCCTCGGCCAGGTTTTGCAGGCGGTCTATGAGGGCATCTGCTTCTCGCAGCATGTCCATCTCGAGCGGATCGTCAAGCTGTCCGGTCGTGACAAGACCTTGCGCCTCACTGGTGGTCCAACCCGCTCCAAGCCCTGGATGCAGATGGTCGCCGACATCTCGGAGATGCCGGTCGAGGTGATGCACGTCGAGCAGTCCGGCTGCCTCGGAGCGGCCATCGCCGCCGCCGTCGGCTCCGGCGTCCACAAAGGCTTCAAAGAAGCCATGGCGGCGATGTGCCCGTCCGGCGCGCTGATCGAGCCGGATGCCAAGAGCTTCCCTGCCTATCGCGAGAAATACGCTGCCTTCCGCCGTCTGGCCGAGACGCTGTCCACCCTGCCGGCTGGACGCTGA
- a CDS encoding L-ribulose-5-phosphate 3-epimerase produces the protein MTREALPNPLGIYEKALPKDLDWPARLALAKALDFDFVEMSIDETDERMTRLSWSKAERAAFCASVSDFGVSVPSVCLSAHRRFPFGSREASTRVKARDIMRRAIDLSVDLGIRTIQVAGYDVYYEEADIGTKERFIEGLQWSVGEAAKAQVMLAVEIMDTAFINSITRWREYDQLIHSPYFCVYPDLGNLTAWGNDVDAELRAGIDRIVAIHLKDTRKVTGDFPGQFRDVPFGDGCVDFKACFSTLADLGYRGPFLMEMWTEKSDEPVVEIATARRWMIEQMRLGGLLQAA, from the coding sequence GTGACCCGAGAGGCGCTGCCCAACCCGCTGGGCATCTACGAGAAGGCACTGCCGAAGGACCTCGACTGGCCGGCGCGGCTAGCCCTTGCCAAGGCATTGGACTTCGACTTCGTCGAAATGTCGATCGACGAAACCGATGAGCGCATGACGCGTCTCAGCTGGTCGAAAGCCGAGCGCGCTGCCTTCTGTGCCAGCGTAAGCGACTTCGGAGTTTCCGTGCCGAGCGTCTGCCTGTCCGCCCATCGGCGCTTTCCGTTCGGCAGCCGCGAGGCGTCGACGCGTGTCAAAGCGCGCGACATCATGCGCCGGGCAATCGACCTCTCCGTCGATCTCGGCATCCGCACCATCCAGGTGGCGGGATACGACGTCTACTACGAGGAAGCCGACATCGGCACCAAGGAGCGGTTCATTGAGGGGTTGCAGTGGTCGGTGGGCGAGGCCGCCAAGGCGCAGGTGATGCTGGCGGTCGAAATCATGGACACCGCCTTCATCAACTCAATCACCCGCTGGCGCGAATACGACCAACTCATCCATTCGCCTTACTTCTGCGTCTATCCCGACCTCGGCAACCTCACGGCCTGGGGCAATGACGTTGACGCCGAGCTCAGGGCGGGTATCGACCGCATCGTTGCCATCCACTTGAAAGACACGCGCAAGGTAACCGGCGACTTCCCGGGCCAGTTTCGCGACGTGCCGTTTGGTGACGGCTGCGTCGACTTCAAGGCCTGCTTTTCCACACTCGCCGACCTCGGCTATCGCGGCCCCTTCCTGATGGAGATGTGGACCGAGAAATCCGACGAACCGGTGGTGGAGATCGCCACGGCCCGCCGCTGGATGATCGAGCAGATGCGTCTCGGCGGCCTGCTGCAGGCGGCATGA
- a CDS encoding ABC transporter substrate-binding protein, whose protein sequence is MTALPARAPRTPLSVLKATTAAALLVMGLGPALAAEGGVDATINVGSLYEPQNLDNTAGAGQGINEAFNGNVYEALFRLNDDGSVSPSLVKDYKVSDDGLTYTFTLQPGVTFHSGDPLTSADVKWSIERVTSADSKSSRKNSLKPIASIETPDDATVVVKLSSRSISLPYNLSYVWVINDKAKDLQSTEDGTGPYALEGWQRGAQLAVKRFDKYWGPKAENGEVVFKYFTEATALNNALLTGAVDVITSVQSPDSLAQFKDNPDFAVAEGKSTTKLILAYNDRVAPFDNVKVRKALARAVDDKKLLEAVWGDYGTLIGSFVPPTDPWYVDLTKVDAYDPASAKALLAEAGYPDGFTFTIDTPNYDPHPLAAQFLQGELAKIGVKVNINVITANEWYTKVYKAHDFQATLQEHVNHRDIVFYGNPDFYWGYNNPKVTDLIKASEEAKTVDEQTEKLKEANIQIAEDAASNWLYLYPQIVVSKKSVTGYPLNGLNSQFFAYGIKKAD, encoded by the coding sequence ATGACCGCTTTGCCCGCCCGCGCGCCCCGGACCCCACTCTCGGTTCTGAAAGCAACGACGGCCGCCGCGCTGCTTGTGATGGGCCTTGGGCCGGCTCTGGCCGCCGAAGGCGGTGTCGATGCCACCATCAACGTTGGCTCGCTCTACGAGCCGCAGAACCTCGACAACACCGCCGGTGCTGGCCAGGGCATCAACGAAGCCTTCAACGGCAACGTCTACGAAGCCCTGTTCCGTCTCAATGACGACGGCTCGGTGTCGCCGAGCCTCGTCAAGGACTACAAGGTGTCCGACGACGGCCTTACATACACTTTCACGCTGCAACCGGGCGTCACCTTCCATTCCGGTGATCCGCTCACCTCCGCCGATGTCAAGTGGTCGATCGAGCGCGTCACCTCGGCCGACAGCAAGAGTTCGCGCAAGAACTCGCTGAAGCCGATCGCCTCCATCGAAACGCCGGACGACGCGACCGTCGTCGTCAAGCTTTCGTCGCGGTCGATCTCGCTGCCCTACAATCTCTCCTATGTCTGGGTGATCAACGACAAGGCCAAGGATCTGCAGTCTACCGAGGATGGGACCGGTCCCTACGCCCTCGAAGGCTGGCAGCGTGGCGCGCAGCTTGCCGTCAAGCGTTTCGACAAATACTGGGGGCCGAAGGCCGAGAACGGCGAGGTCGTCTTCAAATATTTCACCGAGGCGACCGCCCTCAATAACGCGCTACTGACTGGCGCCGTGGATGTCATCACTTCGGTGCAGAGCCCGGATTCGCTGGCTCAGTTCAAGGACAACCCCGACTTCGCCGTCGCCGAGGGCAAGTCGACCACCAAGCTGATCCTTGCCTACAACGACCGTGTCGCCCCCTTCGACAACGTCAAGGTGCGCAAGGCGCTGGCCCGGGCCGTCGACGACAAGAAGCTGCTGGAAGCGGTATGGGGCGACTATGGCACGCTGATCGGCTCCTTCGTGCCGCCGACCGATCCCTGGTACGTCGACCTCACCAAGGTCGATGCTTACGATCCGGCAAGCGCCAAGGCGCTGCTCGCCGAAGCGGGATATCCCGATGGCTTCACCTTCACCATCGACACCCCCAACTACGACCCCCATCCGCTCGCCGCGCAGTTCCTGCAAGGCGAACTGGCCAAGATCGGCGTCAAGGTGAACATCAACGTCATCACCGCCAACGAGTGGTACACCAAGGTCTACAAGGCGCACGACTTCCAGGCGACCTTGCAGGAGCACGTCAACCACCGTGACATCGTCTTCTACGGCAACCCCGACTTCTACTGGGGCTACAACAATCCCAAGGTCACCGATCTGATCAAGGCGTCCGAGGAAGCCAAGACCGTCGACGAGCAGACCGAGAAGCTGAAGGAAGCCAACATCCAGATCGCCGAGGATGCCGCCAGCAACTGGCTCTACCTCTACCCACAGATCGTGGTGTCGAAGAAGTCGGTCACCGGCTACCCGCTCAACGGCCTTAACTCGCAGTTCTTCGCCTACGGCATCAAGAAGGCGGACTGA
- a CDS encoding ABC transporter permease, translating into MFAYLVRRTAILLVSVLIAAAVLFLLLRLLPGDPANALVSVGADPQQIEAARRQVGSDLPIAAQFIRYLGQLGRFDLGASFVSGVPVLEEIGRRLTLTLPLTALAFTGAIVLALPLGILAAVKRDRWYGGLISVVSQLGVAIPVFWIGILLVTAFAVKLRLFPSSGFPTSGWRDPFAALHQLTLPILTIALVMSASLIRYIRSATLDVLGSDYLRTARALGAGYGEALIRHGIRNGAVPVISILGIELASTLLGAVVVERVFSLPGLGSMLLTGIEQRDYPSVQGVLFISTLLVLLVGFGADLIQRLVDPRLRGTSGARS; encoded by the coding sequence ATATTCGCCTATCTCGTCCGTCGGACAGCGATCCTCCTGGTTTCGGTGCTGATCGCCGCCGCTGTCCTTTTTCTGTTGCTGCGTCTGCTGCCCGGCGATCCCGCTAACGCGCTGGTATCGGTGGGTGCCGACCCTCAACAGATTGAAGCCGCCCGCCGGCAGGTTGGCTCCGACTTGCCGATTGCGGCCCAGTTCATCCGCTATCTCGGGCAGCTCGGCCGCTTCGATCTCGGCGCCTCCTTCGTGTCCGGCGTGCCGGTGCTGGAGGAAATCGGTCGCCGCCTGACACTGACGCTGCCGCTCACCGCCCTGGCCTTTACCGGCGCCATTGTCCTGGCTCTGCCGCTCGGTATCCTTGCCGCCGTCAAGCGCGACCGCTGGTATGGTGGCCTTATCTCCGTTGTCTCGCAGCTCGGCGTCGCCATCCCGGTTTTCTGGATCGGCATCCTCCTGGTTACTGCCTTCGCCGTGAAGCTGCGGCTGTTTCCCTCGAGCGGCTTTCCGACCTCCGGTTGGCGTGACCCGTTCGCAGCCTTGCATCAATTGACGCTGCCTATCCTGACGATCGCCTTGGTCATGTCGGCCTCGCTGATCCGCTATATTCGCTCGGCGACACTCGACGTGCTTGGCTCTGATTACCTCCGCACCGCCCGCGCACTTGGCGCCGGCTACGGCGAAGCGCTCATCCGTCACGGCATTCGCAATGGCGCTGTGCCCGTGATCTCCATCCTCGGCATCGAGCTTGCGTCAACGCTGCTCGGCGCAGTGGTGGTCGAGCGGGTGTTCTCCCTGCCAGGTCTAGGCTCCATGCTGCTCACCGGCATCGAACAGCGCGACTATCCGAGCGTTCAGGGCGTACTGTTCATCTCGACGCTTCTGGTCCTCCTTGTCGGCTTCGGCGCAGATCTCATACAGCGTCTTGTCGATCCCCGCCTGCGTGGGACAAGCGGAGCACGGTCATGA